One window from the genome of Caloenas nicobarica isolate bCalNic1 chromosome 21, bCalNic1.hap1, whole genome shotgun sequence encodes:
- the DENND2D gene encoding DENN domain-containing protein 2D, with protein MAASIGNFFRRSLRRSGRREGKEEASAAENNPSRVPPGKPGERSSVFYSAGQFFFEYLVVVSLKKMSDGRYEPKITYQFPKRENLLKGQKEEEERLLQAIPLFCFPDGNNWAPVTEFTSETFSFVLTNVDGSRKIGYCRRLLPSGRGIRLPEVFCIISCLGCFGLFSKILDEVEKRRQISMAVIYPFMQGLRESPFPAPGKTVTIKSFIPESGTELIELTRPVDAHLEHVEFQALLQRLSPHLILHIFASAVLERRLIFLAEELSVLSQCIHAVAALLYPFTWAHTYIPVVPECLLDTVCCPTPFMVGIQMRHLERVLDQPMEEALIVDLCQGKILRAVGDEEEILPIKLQNEMLASLNRHNNNNNVHTSEQVNALVSEAFVQFFVRMVGHYASHIKWSKNGSGTFQERAFCKAIASKTNRKFVKKFVKTNMFSLFIEEAEKSRIPQEAYFQQKIMQYHEQKKHRRDS; from the exons aaggaaaagaggaggcCTCCGCTGCAGAAAACAACCCCTCGCGGGTGCCGCCAGGGAAGCCAGGAGAGCGGAGCTCCGTCTTCTATTCTGCCGGACAGTTTTTCTTCGAGTACCTGGTGGTGGTGTCGCTGAAGAAGATGTCAGACGGGCGTTATGAACCCAAGATAACCTACCAGTTCCCGAAG CGTGAGAACTTGctgaagggccagaaggaggaggaggaacgTCTCTTACAAGCCATCCCCCTCTTCTGCTTCCCCGATGGCAACAACTGGGCCCCCGTCACCGAGTTCACCAG TGAAACCTTTTCTTTTGTCCTGACCAACGTGGACGGCAGCAGGAAGATCGGCTACTGCAGGCGGCTGCTG CCATCCGGCCGTGGTATCCGCCTCCCCGAGGTCTTCTGCATCATCAGCTGCCTGGGCTGCTTTGGGCTCTTCTCCAAG ATCCTGGACGAGGTGGAGAAGAGGCGCCAGATCTCCATGGCGGTGATTTACCCCTTCATGCAGGGCCTTCGGGAATCACCCTTCCCAGCTCCGGGGAAAACCGTCACCATTAAAAGCTTCATCCCCGAGTCAGGCACGGAG CTCATCGAGCTCACGCGGCCGGTGGATGCTCACCTGGAGCACGTGGAGTTCCAGGCTCTGCTCCAGCGGCTCAGCCCCCACCTCATCCTGCACATTTTTGCCTCTGCTGTGTTGGAGCGACGGCTCATTTTcctggcagaggagctgag CGTCCTGTCGCAGTGCATCCACGCCGTGGCCGCTCTCCTCTACCCCTTCACCTGGGCTCACACCTACATCCCCGTGGTCCCCGAGTGCCTGCTCGACACCGTCTGCTGCCCCACGCCCTTCATGGTCGGCATCCAGATGCGGCACCTGGAGCGGGTCCTGGACCAGCCAATGGAGGAG gctctgatAGTCGACCTCTGCCAAGGGAAGATCCTCCGGGCG GTTGGCGATGAGGAGGAGATCTTGCCCATCAAGCTGCAGAATGAGATGCTGGCGTCTCTGAACAggcacaacaacaacaacaacgtaCACA CGTCCGAGCAGGTGAACGCGCTCGTCTCTGAAGCCTTCGTGCAGTTCTTCGTCCGGATGGTCGGCCACTACGCCTCGCACATCAAGTGGAGCAAAAACGGCTCGGGCACCTTCCAGGAGCGAGCCTTCTGCAAAGCCATCGCCTCCAAGACCAACCGCAAGTTTGTGAAGAAGTTCGTGAAGACGAAcatgttttccttatttattgAGGAAGCAGAAAAGAGCAGGATCCCACAGGAAG cgtatttccagcagaaaataatgcagTACCACGAGCAGAAGAAGCACCGAAGGGACTCCTGA